A region from the Isachenkonia alkalipeptolytica genome encodes:
- a CDS encoding PilN domain-containing protein, which produces MRDFNFFTDLKPKKKKTTSTSTYVALVVLLAALAIGGSYYYFYTELEEVNDEIDRVEAQLQDEVFIAQHEGVQEMNTRVGEMQQELEEIDQIVFSLESNMVIDNLLINEIAMANPENIAIENINFSDRNVNLEGTSTTKNALALFEHNLRGNERFEGPFIPNIEEVEEDLYTFSLSFHIVEEESPFDIDTPDDLEEEDEEGDADGS; this is translated from the coding sequence ATGAGAGATTTTAACTTTTTTACGGATCTGAAACCGAAGAAGAAAAAGACCACTTCTACCTCGACCTATGTGGCCCTGGTAGTACTGTTGGCCGCCTTAGCCATTGGGGGGTCCTACTACTACTTCTATACGGAGTTGGAAGAGGTAAATGATGAGATTGACCGGGTGGAGGCGCAGTTACAGGATGAAGTCTTTATCGCCCAGCACGAAGGGGTACAGGAGATGAATACTCGGGTGGGGGAGATGCAGCAGGAGCTAGAGGAAATTGACCAGATCGTTTTCTCCTTAGAGAGCAACATGGTGATTGATAACCTACTGATCAATGAAATTGCCATGGCAAACCCGGAAAACATTGCCATTGAAAACATCAATTTCAGTGACCGTAACGTTAACCTGGAAGGTACCTCAACCACGAAAAACGCCCTGGCCTTATTTGAGCACAACCTTCGGGGTAATGAGCGATTTGAAGGCCCCTTCATTCCCAATATCGAGGAAGTGGAAGAGGATCTGTACACCTTCTCCCTTAGTTTCCATATTGTAGAGGAAGAAAGTCCCTTTGATATTGACACACCGGACGACCTAGAAGAAGAGGATGAGGAGGGTGATGCAGATGGCTCCTAA
- the pilM gene encoding pilus assembly protein PilM — protein sequence MLFKSKNQMIAIDIGTNKTKVVVGSCDAAKNGGGKNHKITVDEIFAFDTPLSEAQQPTTKTEEPVYTGSQVTEEYKPFFNELQLKTILEDELSKRKVKTDNATITIDNKPLITREMVMPKATGDKLRSMIKHEIEEYLPINVDQYLVDYRILEEVMEGDVEKYKLLVGALPRKIGKYYYDFLKSLHREPVALDTESNVISKGFERDLKINGQDVGVGGKTIAYIDIGYSNIEMNVIEKGILKFTRTLENGVKDIEENVVVEEDRGKIEEEHIGNWLQSLERMFLFFTSRETDRKIHEIYLYGGGAKLKGLSEKMEGALEIPTKVIENLDIIEFNKSCEDCPLSVYLNAILSLIRK from the coding sequence ATGCTGTTTAAATCCAAGAATCAGATGATTGCCATCGATATCGGAACGAATAAGACCAAGGTGGTGGTGGGTAGCTGTGATGCGGCGAAAAACGGTGGTGGAAAGAATCATAAAATCACCGTGGATGAAATTTTTGCCTTTGACACGCCGCTCAGCGAAGCCCAGCAACCGACCACAAAAACAGAAGAGCCGGTATATACCGGAAGTCAGGTTACCGAAGAGTATAAACCCTTTTTTAATGAACTGCAGCTAAAAACCATTTTAGAGGACGAGCTGTCCAAACGAAAGGTTAAAACCGACAATGCCACCATTACCATTGACAATAAGCCCTTGATTACCCGGGAGATGGTCATGCCTAAGGCGACCGGCGATAAGCTTCGGAGTATGATCAAGCATGAAATCGAAGAGTATTTACCGATTAATGTGGATCAGTACCTGGTGGATTACCGAATCCTCGAGGAAGTAATGGAAGGGGACGTGGAGAAGTATAAGTTGTTGGTTGGAGCTCTCCCAAGAAAGATCGGGAAGTATTACTACGACTTTCTAAAAAGCCTTCATCGGGAGCCCGTGGCCCTAGATACCGAGTCCAATGTAATTTCTAAGGGCTTTGAAAGGGATTTGAAAATTAACGGCCAAGACGTGGGTGTGGGTGGTAAGACCATCGCCTATATTGATATTGGCTACAGCAATATTGAGATGAACGTGATCGAAAAGGGAATTTTAAAATTTACCCGGACGTTGGAAAACGGCGTAAAGGATATTGAAGAAAACGTGGTGGTGGAAGAGGACCGCGGGAAGATCGAAGAGGAGCATATCGGTAACTGGCTTCAGTCCTTAGAGCGAATGTTTCTCTTTTTTACCAGCCGGGAGACCGACCGGAAAATCCATGAGATCTATCTATACGGTGGGGGAGCCAAGCTAAAGGGTCTTTCCGAGAAGATGGAAGGTGCTTTGGAAATTCCCACAAAGGTAATCGAGAACCTGGATATTATCGAATTCAATAAAAGTTGTGAGGACTGTCCGTTATCCGTCTATTTAAATGCAATACTATCCTTAATAAGAAAGTAG
- a CDS encoding prepilin peptidase — protein sequence MENTLTIIFIFILGTLIGSFLNVVIFRIPKGESISFPPSHCQNCKTRLTVLDLIPIISYLYLRGKCRTCGEKVSVQYPIIEGITGLVFIFTYLNFGVSFAFLEYAIILSLLVAIFVIDYKHYIIPDGMNLLIFLVALGFLMVGFFMGDHGLSDLLYRFYGLILGGGFFLLIAIITGAMGGGDIKIMAALGFLFGFSQTLVLIFFSFIIGGLMSGLLLVLKLKKRKDHIPFGPFICLAAFITIFWGEDLIRWYTNLL from the coding sequence ATGGAAAACACACTGACAATAATCTTCATCTTCATCCTAGGAACCCTCATTGGCTCCTTCTTGAATGTAGTAATCTTTAGAATACCTAAGGGGGAATCCATCAGTTTTCCCCCTTCTCATTGCCAAAACTGTAAAACTAGGCTCACGGTTCTCGATTTGATCCCGATCATCAGCTACCTCTACCTTCGGGGGAAATGCCGAACCTGCGGCGAAAAAGTATCGGTGCAGTACCCGATCATTGAAGGGATAACCGGTCTGGTTTTCATTTTTACATATCTAAACTTTGGTGTTAGTTTTGCCTTTCTCGAGTACGCGATTATTCTTAGCCTACTCGTTGCTATATTTGTCATTGACTATAAGCATTACATTATTCCCGATGGAATGAATTTACTGATTTTCCTCGTCGCTTTAGGGTTCTTAATGGTAGGTTTTTTTATGGGAGATCACGGACTATCCGATTTACTGTATCGATTTTACGGCCTCATTCTCGGCGGCGGTTTTTTCCTTCTCATTGCCATTATTACCGGTGCCATGGGCGGCGGGGATATAAAAATTATGGCGGCCTTGGGCTTTTTATTCGGCTTTAGCCAAACCCTGGTGTTAATATTTTTCTCATTTATCATCGGAGGACTTATGTCCGGTTTACTATTGGTACTGAAACTTAAAAAGCGAAAGGATCATATTCCCTTTGGGCCCTTTATATGCCTTGCGGCCTTTATTACCATCTTTTGGGGAGAGGATCTGATTCGCTGGTATACCAATTTATTATAG
- a CDS encoding prepilin-type N-terminal cleavage/methylation domain-containing protein, with the protein MFLKITNNQKGVTLVEIIVALAILTIVLGLVFSIFGFGNRSFSRGNVQYAVQSEARLVSDYVQQNVRNATYLEVLSKDEAIEDMDEEDDSIFEYIIFDPIERRMVHWKMNGDDFSIYRSLGQSVASLSFLAQNETTLKIQVVDVDGEGQEGGLNIYSTSSEFALSNLSLDESEIKGGESYDVAIKFSTDPSELGFLSRLQDPDQQDPGTEATKVTEISGKQTQNKYEFTVTFSRDIKSVDQYPDGTSLAGFEPEDNFFTAEGEISNNTPYKVVVTDINNNTVTANIWRTGNNNWHYENL; encoded by the coding sequence ATGTTTCTTAAAATAACAAATAATCAAAAAGGAGTAACCCTTGTTGAGATTATTGTAGCCTTAGCAATACTCACAATAGTCTTAGGGCTGGTGTTTTCTATTTTCGGTTTCGGAAACAGATCCTTTAGCAGAGGGAATGTACAGTATGCGGTACAAAGTGAGGCCAGGCTTGTTTCTGATTATGTTCAGCAAAATGTTAGGAATGCCACTTATTTGGAAGTTTTAAGCAAAGATGAAGCCATTGAAGATATGGATGAAGAGGATGATTCGATTTTTGAATATATCATTTTTGATCCGATAGAACGGAGGATGGTTCATTGGAAAATGAACGGGGATGACTTTTCGATTTACAGGTCTTTAGGACAATCTGTTGCAAGTCTATCTTTTTTAGCACAAAATGAAACTACGTTAAAAATCCAAGTAGTGGATGTCGATGGTGAAGGGCAGGAAGGAGGATTGAATATTTACTCAACTTCCTCGGAGTTTGCGTTATCCAATTTGTCATTGGATGAATCGGAGATTAAAGGTGGAGAGAGTTACGATGTAGCAATTAAGTTTTCTACTGATCCAAGTGAGCTCGGATTCCTATCAAGACTACAAGATCCAGATCAACAGGACCCTGGTACTGAAGCAACAAAAGTAACAGAAATTTCAGGGAAACAAACCCAGAACAAATACGAGTTTACCGTTACCTTTAGCAGAGATATTAAAAGTGTTGATCAGTATCCGGATGGGACCAGTTTAGCTGGATTTGAACCAGAAGATAATTTTTTTACAGCAGAAGGTGAGATATCAAACAACACCCCATATAAAGTTGTTGTCACTGATATTAATAATAACACAGTTACAGCAAACATATGGAGAACAGGAAATAATAATTGGCACTATGAGAACCTATAA
- a CDS encoding prepilin-type N-terminal cleavage/methylation domain-containing protein, whose translation MNILGSKKGLTLIEVIIALAILGIIAVSFLAMFSQGLSGIFAMGDKTDATRVAQEFMDQYYEDSLDENITNAQGEIVDYTRKGYTVNSSISSGPQGMREVTVTVSYRRGTRTTSLTALVP comes from the coding sequence ATGAATATACTAGGCAGTAAAAAAGGATTAACACTTATTGAAGTTATCATAGCATTGGCAATCCTAGGAATTATTGCGGTCTCTTTTTTAGCAATGTTCTCCCAAGGATTGTCTGGGATTTTTGCCATGGGTGATAAAACCGATGCCACAAGAGTAGCTCAAGAGTTCATGGATCAATACTATGAAGATTCACTGGACGAAAACATTACTAATGCTCAAGGTGAGATTGTTGATTATACCCGAAAAGGATATACTGTTAACAGCTCCATTTCCAGTGGACCACAAGGAATGAGAGAAGTTACAGTGACCGTATCATATAGAAGGGGGACACGAACTACATCATTGACGGCGTTAGTTCCTTAA
- a CDS encoding pilus assembly PilX N-terminal domain-containing protein yields the protein MYYIRNNKGTALVWTIILLAVLMILGASLLATSDAETRHASRSERQQQTVYLAKSGVEQGYEKLTANADKIDSGNSVEDLYQNVLAEISGKDYSALGNGYYNFSYEFDSADDSFIQVKSNAYDGRNNSITSDLTLYIAPIVEYVESAWTEAPNSWKRAMNLWGGVNPDDPDNDPADEINQTGEAIQIIGYPTKSPQNDDDDSIFRATVINFDGRGKDNITFMQQNNTNNIIFDSEVLIFSGGIRLRHNRDGDRHREVVFESSNEVLEGYLEPWSYLQNNDGKTAANERVGFESKDRYLDFLGEDEDDVNMDAYDSYGFGSLEGTEQQKFGLVALGGDVTRDDTSDPLIEVSGVAYEDLETYGLYFYKRGIDINDPSLRVLNTVPSEDTDGDGGNHYLIRVRDDDPIREALAEKVGVSTYSINNIIKAYYE from the coding sequence ATGTATTATATTAGAAATAATAAAGGAACAGCCTTAGTTTGGACCATAATATTACTTGCGGTTTTGATGATTTTAGGGGCTTCTTTACTAGCCACAAGTGATGCTGAAACGCGCCACGCATCAAGATCTGAGAGACAACAGCAAACCGTTTACCTTGCTAAGTCCGGCGTGGAACAAGGGTATGAAAAACTAACTGCAAATGCTGATAAAATTGACAGTGGAAATTCTGTGGAAGATCTTTACCAAAATGTATTGGCTGAAATATCTGGGAAAGACTACTCTGCCTTAGGGAATGGTTATTACAACTTTTCCTATGAGTTCGATTCCGCCGATGATAGTTTTATTCAGGTGAAGTCCAATGCATATGATGGGCGAAACAATAGCATTACCTCAGATCTAACGCTTTATATTGCTCCAATTGTTGAGTATGTGGAATCGGCATGGACGGAAGCTCCAAATTCCTGGAAGAGAGCAATGAACTTATGGGGTGGTGTGAATCCTGATGATCCTGATAATGATCCTGCGGATGAAATAAATCAAACAGGAGAAGCTATTCAGATTATTGGTTACCCAACTAAATCTCCTCAAAATGACGATGATGACTCGATTTTTAGAGCCACAGTTATTAATTTTGATGGAAGAGGGAAGGATAACATAACTTTTATGCAACAGAATAATACCAATAATATTATCTTTGATTCTGAAGTTTTAATTTTTTCCGGTGGCATCCGACTTAGACATAACCGGGATGGAGACCGCCACCGTGAAGTAGTCTTTGAATCATCGAATGAAGTGCTAGAAGGATATTTAGAGCCTTGGTCATACTTGCAAAATAATGATGGTAAGACTGCAGCAAATGAGCGTGTGGGATTCGAAAGCAAAGATCGTTATTTGGATTTTCTTGGCGAAGATGAAGATGATGTGAATATGGATGCATATGATAGTTATGGGTTTGGATCGCTGGAAGGAACTGAGCAACAGAAGTTTGGCCTCGTTGCCTTGGGTGGCGATGTAACCCGTGACGACACAAGTGATCCTTTAATTGAAGTTTCAGGAGTTGCATATGAAGATTTAGAAACCTATGGTCTTTATTTTTACAAGCGAGGAATAGACATAAATGATCCTTCCCTAAGGGTATTGAATACTGTTCCCTCAGAAGATACTGACGGGGATGGTGGTAATCATTATCTCATTCGAGTAAGGGATGATGATCCAATAAGAGAAGCTCTTGCTGAAAAGGTAGGGGTTTCAACCTACTCAATTAATAACATCATAAAAGCATATTATGAATAG
- a CDS encoding type II secretion system protein produces MYNLFLRKKRQNKGFTLMELLVVMAILAILATIAIPRYANMRQDAIESKDHSNATIIYRAIVAHYELEGNLNNFVITNYINQDIEYTGGEVDAITGEITPVTINGETYPSP; encoded by the coding sequence ATGTATAACCTATTCTTAAGAAAAAAACGACAGAATAAGGGCTTTACTTTAATGGAACTTCTCGTGGTAATGGCAATTTTGGCGATTCTAGCGACGATCGCTATTCCAAGGTATGCAAATATGCGTCAAGATGCTATTGAATCAAAAGATCACTCTAATGCAACAATTATTTACCGCGCAATCGTTGCTCACTATGAATTAGAAGGAAACCTTAATAACTTTGTTATTACCAACTACATAAACCAAGATATCGAATATACTGGTGGGGAAGTCGACGCAATAACAGGAGAAATCACCCCAGTAACAATTAATGGAGAAACCTACCCCAGCCCATAA
- a CDS encoding prepilin-type N-terminal cleavage/methylation domain-containing protein translates to MMQYLTKKINNRKGFTLIELIVVIAILAILALIALPRLSQFISDAGESADDATAAVIYRAASAYIASNPNLEALDVSEIQKYVDDSTVNVSDAKITPEKDGDKIIGIEKVEYESGAYPDS, encoded by the coding sequence ATGATGCAATATTTAACAAAGAAGATTAATAACAGAAAAGGTTTTACGTTGATTGAGCTTATTGTGGTAATTGCTATTTTAGCGATTTTGGCTTTGATTGCGCTTCCGAGGTTAAGTCAGTTTATTAGTGATGCGGGCGAGTCTGCAGATGATGCTACTGCAGCAGTTATTTATCGTGCAGCATCTGCGTACATTGCGAGTAATCCAAACTTGGAAGCACTAGACGTTAGTGAAATACAAAAATATGTTGACGATAGTACTGTGAATGTTAGTGACGCAAAAATAACTCCTGAAAAGGATGGTGATAAAATAATTGGAATCGAAAAAGTAGAATACGAAAGTGGAGCTTATCCTGACAGTTAA
- a CDS encoding type II secretion system F family protein, with product MAVYKYTAVTPSGQEVEETITGNSLSEVQDRIKEKGYFVIDVTETVEKKSAGESLSFGKGVKTKDLSILCKQMGTLLKAGVPLSSALDILYRQTENKSLKEALGDVYAEVQKGSQISGVMKEHPKVFPELMVNMTESGEMTGNLDNVMERLAVHYEKEAKIESRITGAMIYPIVLSVVAITVVVFLLVVVMPTFIGMFEGAGMDLPLPTRILIGISNALRDFWYLFILGAVGLGFLFNRFVNTETGRYRFDALKFKIPIVKSSMDKIVTARFTRTLGSLLSSGIPLMDSLEMTGKVVGNAVIEEKIETVTSEVEKGETLGKSLKRNPTFGPMIVSMIEIGEESGNLDGMLDKSADFYERELEDAIDRMIRLLEPLMIVVMAIVIGFIVVSMALPMFDMFQTI from the coding sequence TTGGCGGTATACAAATACACAGCCGTAACCCCCAGTGGTCAGGAAGTGGAGGAAACCATCACGGGTAACAGCTTATCGGAAGTGCAGGATCGAATTAAAGAAAAAGGCTACTTTGTGATAGACGTTACGGAGACGGTGGAGAAAAAATCTGCAGGGGAAAGCTTAAGCTTTGGGAAAGGCGTAAAAACCAAGGACTTATCAATACTTTGTAAGCAAATGGGAACATTACTAAAGGCCGGTGTACCTTTATCCAGTGCCTTAGATATACTCTATCGACAGACGGAAAACAAAAGCTTAAAAGAAGCTTTAGGAGATGTATACGCTGAGGTGCAAAAGGGTTCACAGATTTCCGGAGTGATGAAAGAGCATCCGAAGGTTTTTCCGGAATTGATGGTAAATATGACAGAATCCGGGGAGATGACCGGAAACCTTGATAATGTAATGGAGCGTTTGGCGGTTCATTATGAGAAGGAAGCGAAAATTGAATCGAGAATCACGGGAGCAATGATTTATCCGATCGTCTTGAGTGTAGTTGCAATCACTGTTGTAGTATTCTTATTAGTTGTGGTTATGCCGACCTTCATAGGGATGTTTGAAGGGGCAGGAATGGATCTGCCGCTACCAACTCGAATTCTTATTGGTATTAGTAATGCCCTTAGAGATTTCTGGTATTTATTCATCTTAGGAGCAGTAGGGCTTGGCTTTTTATTTAACCGATTTGTCAATACGGAAACCGGAAGATACCGATTCGATGCACTGAAGTTTAAAATACCGATTGTCAAAAGCTCCATGGATAAAATCGTTACTGCCAGGTTTACAAGAACTTTAGGTTCATTACTATCCAGTGGTATTCCTTTGATGGACAGTTTAGAGATGACCGGAAAAGTTGTAGGGAATGCCGTGATTGAAGAGAAAATAGAAACGGTTACCAGTGAAGTGGAAAAAGGTGAAACCTTAGGCAAAAGTCTAAAACGAAATCCCACCTTTGGTCCAATGATAGTATCGATGATCGAAATCGGAGAAGAATCCGGTAACTTGGATGGAATGCTAGATAAAAGCGCAGACTTTTATGAAAGAGAGTTAGAGGATGCAATTGATAGAATGATTAGATTATTAGAACCATTAATGATTGTAGTAATGGCTATTGTTATTGGGTTTATTGTAGTATCAATGGCACTACCAATGTTTGATATGTTCCAGACTATCTAA
- a CDS encoding type IV pilus twitching motility protein PilT, with translation MLDINEMLKTVMFKGASDLHITVGLRPMIRVNGELLESEFPVLGPEDTKELVYQILKERHKNTLEEKGEVDLSYTYPGLSRFRINAYRQRGSYAMALRAIPMEIPDIEDLYLPEVLRTLANKRRGIILVTGPTGSGKSTTLAAMINHINKTRKEHIVTLEDPIEYLHRHNRSIINQREIGGDTENFANSLRASLRQDPDVILVGEMRDLETIATALTAAETGHLVLATLHTIGAAKTIDRVIDVFPPHQQQQVRVQLSGVIEGIISQQLLQTADGQARRAALEIMVATPAIRNLIREGKSHQIQTSIQTGAKLGMETMDKSLINLYNRGLITKENLYKYCVDPDTIKRYVPV, from the coding sequence GTGCTGGATATTAACGAAATGCTAAAGACGGTTATGTTTAAAGGAGCATCGGACCTACATATTACCGTAGGACTCAGGCCGATGATACGGGTAAACGGAGAACTTTTGGAAAGTGAGTTTCCGGTTCTCGGACCCGAAGATACGAAAGAACTGGTCTATCAAATCCTAAAGGAGCGGCATAAAAACACCTTAGAGGAAAAGGGAGAAGTGGACCTTTCCTATACCTATCCGGGACTCAGCCGTTTTCGGATCAACGCCTACCGACAGCGGGGCAGTTACGCCATGGCTCTAAGAGCCATCCCCATGGAGATCCCCGATATTGAGGACTTATATCTGCCCGAGGTTTTACGAACCCTGGCCAATAAACGAAGGGGCATCATTCTGGTCACCGGCCCTACCGGTAGCGGGAAGAGTACCACCTTAGCGGCGATGATCAACCATATTAATAAAACCAGAAAAGAACATATCGTAACCCTAGAGGACCCCATCGAGTATCTTCACCGCCATAACCGAAGCATTATCAATCAGCGGGAAATCGGCGGGGATACGGAAAACTTCGCCAACAGTCTTCGGGCCTCCCTAAGACAGGATCCGGATGTAATTCTCGTCGGTGAGATGCGGGACTTAGAAACCATTGCAACGGCCCTCACCGCAGCGGAAACCGGCCACTTGGTTCTCGCCACCCTCCATACCATCGGGGCCGCAAAAACCATCGACCGAGTCATCGACGTATTCCCACCCCATCAGCAACAACAGGTGCGGGTTCAGCTCTCGGGAGTTATTGAAGGGATCATCTCCCAACAGCTCCTGCAAACCGCCGACGGACAGGCAAGAAGAGCGGCCTTAGAAATTATGGTGGCCACCCCGGCAATCCGTAACCTGATCCGGGAAGGAAAGTCCCACCAGATTCAAACCAGTATCCAAACCGGAGCAAAACTGGGCATGGAGACCATGGACAAATCCTTAATCAACCTGTATAACCGGGGACTGATTACCAAGGAAAATTTGTATAAATATTGTGTGGATCCCGACACCATTAAGCGTTATGTTCCCGTATAA
- a CDS encoding GspE/PulE family protein, with the protein MAAKRKLGTLLVDVGAITNENLEQALKIQKQNKKKLGEVLVQEKFVTEEEIIEVLEFQLGIPKKEIDRGTIESEVPNLITEALARRHTIIPVKATEKTVTLAMNDPLNVYAMDDVKLATGREVEPVIATTKEIEDAIDYFFEKQDAQKAIEDFTSEYDVKELEGLDEATLNDINNAPVVRLINSIMSQAVKQQASDIHIEPFEKKLLVRFRIDGDLHEVMRPAKAAHSAIVTRIKIMGKMDISERRKPQDGRVEKNIDGREIDMRISVLPTVFGEKVVIRILDRSSFMLTKEELGFTERNLELFDRITRNPNGIILVTGPTGSGKSTTLYTVLAEMNREDRNIVTVEDPVEYSLDGVNQVQVNPKADLTFATGLRSILRQDPDIIMVGEIRDSDTVTIAIRAAITGHLVLSTVHTNDTASTISRLVNMGVDPYLIASSVVGIMAQRLVKKVCNNCKEPYEVDERNARLGGIPEGTTIYKGKGCTKCGGSGTKGRTAVHEVMVVDRTIRNMINEGKDIDSIKDIAIRDGMNTLRDASKELVLKGIIPIEEMLRITYSLEG; encoded by the coding sequence ATGGCTGCAAAACGAAAACTGGGCACCCTGTTGGTCGACGTAGGGGCCATAACCAACGAAAACTTGGAACAGGCCTTAAAAATACAAAAGCAGAATAAAAAGAAACTGGGAGAAGTGCTGGTACAGGAAAAGTTTGTAACGGAAGAGGAAATCATCGAAGTCCTGGAGTTTCAACTGGGGATTCCAAAAAAGGAAATCGACCGGGGTACCATCGAATCCGAGGTACCGAATCTGATCACCGAAGCCTTAGCCCGGCGTCATACTATAATTCCCGTAAAGGCAACAGAAAAAACCGTAACCCTGGCCATGAACGATCCTCTAAACGTTTACGCCATGGATGATGTAAAACTGGCAACCGGTCGGGAAGTGGAGCCGGTCATCGCAACAACCAAAGAAATTGAAGACGCCATTGATTATTTCTTTGAAAAACAGGACGCTCAAAAGGCCATTGAGGACTTTACCAGCGAGTACGACGTAAAAGAGCTGGAAGGTCTGGATGAAGCCACCCTAAATGATATCAACAATGCCCCGGTTGTACGGCTGATCAACTCTATCATGAGCCAGGCAGTAAAACAACAGGCCAGTGATATACATATCGAACCCTTCGAGAAGAAACTATTGGTTCGCTTTCGAATCGACGGCGATTTACACGAAGTCATGCGCCCGGCCAAGGCCGCCCACTCGGCGATTGTTACCCGAATCAAGATCATGGGAAAAATGGACATCTCCGAGCGGCGTAAACCCCAGGACGGCCGGGTGGAAAAAAACATCGACGGCAGGGAAATTGACATGCGAATATCCGTCCTTCCCACGGTTTTCGGGGAAAAGGTGGTAATTCGAATTCTGGATCGAAGCAGTTTTATGTTAACCAAGGAGGAACTGGGCTTTACCGAGCGAAACCTAGAGCTTTTTGATAGAATTACCCGAAACCCCAACGGAATTATTCTCGTCACCGGCCCTACGGGAAGTGGTAAATCCACCACCCTGTATACGGTCCTTGCCGAGATGAACCGGGAAGACCGAAACATCGTAACCGTAGAAGACCCGGTGGAATACTCCTTAGACGGCGTAAACCAGGTACAGGTAAACCCGAAGGCGGACCTTACCTTCGCCACAGGCCTACGATCCATCCTACGACAGGACCCGGACATCATCATGGTAGGTGAGATTCGGGACAGTGACACCGTAACCATCGCGATACGGGCGGCGATCACCGGTCACTTGGTGCTTAGTACCGTCCATACCAACGATACCGCCAGTACCATCAGCCGATTGGTCAACATGGGGGTGGACCCGTACTTAATCGCATCATCGGTAGTGGGCATCATGGCCCAGCGGTTGGTAAAAAAGGTTTGTAACAACTGCAAAGAGCCTTATGAGGTGGACGAGCGAAATGCCCGCCTGGGCGGCATACCCGAAGGCACCACCATCTATAAAGGAAAGGGCTGCACCAAATGCGGCGGCTCCGGCACCAAAGGAAGAACCGCCGTCCATGAAGTCATGGTGGTGGATCGAACCATTCGAAATATGATCAATGAAGGTAAGGATATCGACTCCATTAAGGATATCGCCATCCGGGACGGGATGAACACCCTGAGGGATGCCAGTAAGGAACTGGTCCTAAAAGGAATCATACCCATCGAAGAGATGCTTCGAATCACCTATAGTTTGGAAGGGTAA
- a CDS encoding ATP-binding protein: MMKSMLKICIKDVETIKYTRDMISKILKEGMGMDDYLYEMAISEALNNAVLHGYENKGKRSISINLSKLSDRRVSVRIKHYGKGFPGNKKLQRAEEKSNNIPPEELFLESGRGLKIMMEGADYVCYNRAGNEVILVKRKET; the protein is encoded by the coding sequence ATGATGAAGTCCATGTTGAAAATCTGCATAAAAGACGTAGAAACCATTAAATATACCCGGGATATGATCTCGAAAATCTTAAAAGAGGGCATGGGGATGGATGATTACCTATACGAAATGGCCATCAGTGAAGCCTTAAACAATGCGGTGCTTCACGGCTATGAGAATAAGGGGAAACGAAGCATTTCCATTAATCTTTCCAAACTCAGTGACCGACGGGTTTCCGTACGGATCAAACACTACGGCAAGGGCTTTCCCGGCAACAAAAAACTTCAGCGGGCGGAGGAAAAAAGCAACAACATCCCTCCCGAAGAGCTGTTTTTAGAATCGGGACGGGGCCTAAAAATCATGATGGAAGGGGCGGACTACGTCTGTTACAACCGGGCGGGCAATGAAGTGATTTTGGTGAAGCGAAAGGAAACCTAA